A section of the Choristoneura fumiferana chromosome 5, NRCan_CFum_1, whole genome shotgun sequence genome encodes:
- the LOC141427998 gene encoding uncharacterized protein, whose amino-acid sequence MDKIKTCGYCVIEVLDPPYTDFERYISVPSSWVSLQKTPSGDAAVVKFPIEHLSDTKKRIRKREECSADWNTFKVNIIYTTVSYELAQKFIKSYKTKGGFKKNYATNNRDKVASSSPFNTITPKIIPSQNINIPNPFLALSSDDVRVLRPPVSQTEFKKKNNNMPFKKQIKVIESTNSANIKNYFTRQARKTTLLPASTEISLHQNNETQTRSKKQSNDWIEQHANCNSSAESSESILSPALGLPNDPTYLMRLVVSLKKINAEHLEFCTIVDEIRNSCGENCALLEPMINLIVTFNHLSNFAILAAKKVVSEGAKEKPNETFEMDTIKKTIANIPKEQHEKKINHRMEETMDANENNVNDSDKNETASSYSHPTRKFTLPKEYDKNNSRWTLKHLQKKKGLVELLPNSGVYVDAIRLSNCKRISKDSKMLARMLLVEVFSANALRTCSLTGKRAYAFHTDETDIRPGLDEHAKNVLLNFVEEFANEKNWVKTSNLIICNSLRSKLQEMRSKARKESRKQIELLHNIV is encoded by the exons aTGGATAAAATAAAGACGTGCGGCTATTGTGTGATTGAAGTTCTTGATCCACCGTACACAGACTTCGAAAGATACATTAGTGTCCCATCATCTTGGGTCAGCTTGCAAAAAACACCGTCAGGAGATGCAGCAGTTGTTAAATTTCCAATTGAACATTTGTCAGATACAAAGAAGCGTATTAGAAAACGGGAAGAATGTTCAGCAGATTGGAATACTTTTAAGGTTAACATCATATACACTACCG TTTCATATGAACTTGCCCAAAAGTTTATCAAATCATACAAAACCAAAGGAGGGTTCAAGAAGAACTACGCAACAAATAATAGAGATA aggTTGCTTCGTCGTCGCCCTTTAACACGATAACGCCTAAAATAATACCGAGTcaaaacataaatatacctaacccATTCTTAGCGTTAAGTTCTGATGATGTACGAGTATTACGACCACCTGTAAGTCAAacagaatttaagaaaaaaaataataatatgccgtttaaaaaacaaatcaaagtcaTCGAATCTACCAACTCggcaaatattaaaaattatttcacgAGACAGGCACGCAAAACAACACTATTACCGGCATCCACTGAAATATCTTTACATCAAAATAATGAGACGCAAACACGGTCAAAGAAACAATCAAATGATTGGATTGAACAACATGCTAACTGTAACAGCTCGGCGGAATCAAGTGAATCAATTCTGAGTCCTGCGCTAGGGTTACCGAATGATCCGACATACCTTATGCGACTCGTCGTttcattaaagaaaataaacgcAGAGCATCTAGAATTTTGTACAATAGTGGATGAAATACGCAATTCGTGTGGAGAAAACTGTGCATTATTAGAACCAATGATTAATCTGATAGTCACATTTAATCATTTAAGTAACTTTGCTATTTTAGCGGCAAAAAAAGTGGTCAGTGAAGGTGCGAAAGAGAAGCCAAACGAAACCTTTGAAATGGATACAATAAAGAAAACGATTGCCAATATACCAAAAGAACAACACGAAAAGAAAATTAATCACAGAATGGAAGAAACAATGGATGCCAATGAAAATAACGTGAACGATTCAGATAAAAATGAAACTGCTTCGTCTTACTCGCATCCAACTCGCAAATTTACTTTACCCAAAgaatatgataaaaataactCTCGATGGACTTTAAAgcatttacaaaaaaagaaaggtCTCGTCGAACTACTACCGAATTCGGGCGTGTACGTCGATGCAATCAGACTCAGCAATTGTAAAAGGATATCAAAGGATAGTAAGATGCTTGCACGAATGTTGTTAGTGGAAGTTTTTAGTGCAAATGCTTTGAGGACATGCTCCTTGACTGGTAAAAGAGCTTACGCATTTCATACCGATGAAACGGATATAAGACCTGGATTGGACGAACACGCCAAAAACGTGTTGTTGAACTTCGTTGAAGAATTTGCAAATGAAAAGAATTGGGTGAAGACAAGCAATCTAATTATCTGTAATAGTCTCCGTAGTAAATTGCAAGAAATGCGATCCAAAGCACGTAAAGAAAGTCgaaaacaaattgaattattGCACAACATAGTGTAA